A single genomic interval of Microbacterium sp. BLY harbors:
- the glgX gene encoding glycogen debranching protein GlgX produces the protein MPASRVSVVPGGPVLDNLGVRLHDDGGTLRVWSQNASAVELVVFDATDLDWVVDQAALERRPGGVWEVTTPLLQPGVRYALRVEGPHGPGNTFNPETLLIDPYARGLAQGHGYQEWRGVVIEDGFDWGASTKPRIPTDRTVIYEGHLKGLTKRHPDIPPALHGTYAGLAHPAMIAHLHELGVTAVELLPIHAFVPEPRLLERGLTNYWGYNTLNYFTPHTAYATEDARKRGPEAIIAEFKGMVRLLHEAGLEVILDVVYNHTSEEGIGGPRSSLRGIDNASYYRQDATGAYIDTTGCGNTLNTATDAAARLVLDSLRYWAEEMQIDGFRFDLATAIARDASHAYTPDHPLLQAIAADPVLADTKLIAEPWDVGLGGWQTGNFPAGWHEWNDRYRDRVRNFWLSDIDYARRASAPVGIGGFATRLAGSSNTFSEQRGPLASVNFVTAHDGFTLHDLVSYDVKHNEANGEHNRDGADLNRSFNHGVEGPTDDPAILAARRKAMRNLLGTLLLSAGIPMLTAGDEVGRTQRGNNNAYAQDSPVSWLSWEVEPWQDDLRAHVARLTRLRRENPALRPGRYARLGEHIPNASVMDWYDQDGATMEPAQWTDPGNRTIQYVAASTPDKEAANRILLIVHGTEAPIDVTLPKEIEGASRFVSLWSSADERPAETEETFSPGDVLPIPGTSMRLFRVE, from the coding sequence ATGCCTGCGTCCCGCGTCTCCGTCGTGCCCGGTGGTCCGGTCCTGGACAATCTCGGCGTCCGTCTGCACGACGACGGCGGCACGCTGCGGGTGTGGTCGCAGAACGCCTCCGCCGTGGAGCTGGTCGTGTTCGACGCGACGGACCTCGACTGGGTGGTCGATCAGGCCGCACTGGAGCGCCGTCCCGGCGGTGTCTGGGAGGTCACGACGCCGCTGCTGCAGCCGGGCGTGCGCTACGCGCTGCGTGTCGAGGGGCCCCACGGCCCCGGCAACACCTTCAACCCGGAGACCCTGCTCATCGACCCGTACGCCCGTGGTCTCGCCCAGGGGCACGGCTATCAGGAGTGGCGCGGCGTGGTCATCGAAGACGGCTTCGACTGGGGCGCGTCGACCAAGCCGCGCATCCCGACGGACCGCACCGTGATCTACGAGGGGCATCTGAAGGGTCTCACCAAGCGTCACCCCGATATCCCGCCGGCGTTGCACGGCACCTATGCGGGTCTCGCCCATCCCGCGATGATCGCGCATCTGCACGAGCTCGGCGTGACGGCGGTGGAGCTGCTCCCCATCCACGCCTTCGTCCCCGAACCGCGCCTCCTCGAGCGCGGGCTGACCAACTACTGGGGCTACAACACCCTGAACTACTTCACACCGCACACCGCCTACGCGACGGAGGACGCTCGCAAACGCGGCCCCGAGGCGATCATCGCCGAGTTCAAGGGGATGGTGCGCCTGCTGCACGAGGCCGGTCTCGAGGTGATCCTGGACGTGGTCTACAACCACACCTCCGAGGAGGGCATCGGGGGTCCGCGCTCCAGTCTCCGCGGCATCGACAACGCGAGCTATTACCGACAGGACGCGACCGGCGCCTACATCGACACCACGGGATGCGGGAACACGCTGAACACGGCGACGGATGCGGCGGCGCGCCTGGTCCTCGATTCCCTGCGGTACTGGGCCGAGGAGATGCAGATCGACGGCTTCCGGTTCGATCTGGCGACCGCCATCGCCCGGGACGCGTCGCACGCGTACACCCCGGACCATCCGCTCCTGCAGGCCATCGCGGCCGACCCCGTGCTCGCCGACACCAAGCTCATCGCCGAGCCGTGGGACGTCGGTCTGGGCGGCTGGCAGACGGGCAACTTCCCGGCCGGCTGGCACGAGTGGAACGATCGCTACCGGGACCGCGTGCGCAACTTCTGGCTGAGCGACATCGACTACGCCCGTCGGGCATCCGCGCCGGTCGGGATCGGCGGCTTCGCCACCCGGCTCGCCGGCTCGTCGAACACCTTCAGCGAGCAGCGCGGGCCCCTGGCGAGCGTCAACTTCGTCACCGCGCACGACGGCTTCACCCTCCACGACCTCGTCTCGTACGACGTCAAGCACAACGAGGCGAACGGCGAGCACAACCGCGACGGCGCCGACCTCAACCGGTCCTTCAACCACGGCGTGGAGGGGCCCACCGACGACCCGGCGATCCTCGCCGCGCGGCGCAAGGCGATGCGCAATCTGCTCGGCACGCTCCTCCTCTCCGCCGGGATCCCGATGCTCACCGCCGGCGACGAGGTCGGCCGGACCCAGCGCGGCAACAACAACGCCTACGCGCAGGACTCCCCGGTCTCCTGGCTGTCCTGGGAGGTCGAACCGTGGCAGGACGACCTCCGTGCCCACGTGGCACGACTCACCCGTCTCCGCCGGGAGAACCCGGCGCTGCGCCCCGGTCGCTATGCCCGGCTCGGCGAGCACATCCCCAACGCCTCTGTCATGGACTGGTACGACCAGGACGGCGCCACCATGGAGCCCGCGCAGTGGACCGACCCCGGCAACCGGACGATCCAGTACGTCGCGGCCTCCACACCGGACAAGGAGGCCGCCAACCGCATCCTCCTGATCGTGCACGGCACGGAGGCGCCCATCGACGTCACGCTGCCGAAGGAGATCGAGGGGGCGAGCCGTTTCGTGTCCCTCTGGTCGAGCGCCGACGAGCGCCCGGCGGAGACCGAGGAGACGTTCTCGCCCGGCGACGTCCTGCCGATCCCCGGCACCTCCATGCGCCTGTTCCGGGTGGAGTGA
- a CDS encoding cysteine desulfurase family protein — protein MRHYLDHAATTPLRPEARDAWLEASGIVGNASSTHGAGQDARRLLEESRERVAAVLDADPIEIVLTSGGTESINLALQGLWQSRPSESDAVVIPDGEHHATMDTVGALESDGAVLRPVPVSATARIDADRFAAALPGAALATALVANNETGTVNDAAALAEAAAHAAVPLHLDAVAALGHVPLSFRALRGPAADGAGLVALSIAGHKVGAPVGVGALVVARSARLAPLLRGGGQQRGLRAGTQDVPGAAALAVALELAERERAAEDDRVGALRDRLVDGVRARVPAVELLGDPVHRLPGTAHLLFPGAVGESLLFLLDMAGVSASTGSACQAGVAEPSHVVMAMGRSEAEARSVLRFSLGRTSTDDDVDAVLAAIAEAYERASGSRAGAHS, from the coding sequence ATGCGGCACTATCTCGACCATGCGGCGACCACCCCGCTGCGCCCCGAGGCCAGAGACGCCTGGCTCGAGGCGTCGGGGATCGTCGGCAACGCCTCGTCCACGCACGGCGCGGGTCAGGACGCGCGGCGCCTGCTGGAGGAGTCCCGCGAACGCGTGGCCGCGGTCCTGGATGCCGACCCGATCGAGATCGTCCTCACGTCCGGCGGGACCGAGTCGATCAACCTCGCGCTGCAGGGGCTGTGGCAGTCGCGGCCGTCGGAGAGCGATGCGGTCGTGATCCCGGACGGCGAGCATCACGCGACGATGGACACGGTGGGGGCGCTCGAGTCTGATGGCGCGGTGCTCCGCCCCGTCCCGGTGTCGGCGACCGCCCGGATCGACGCAGACCGCTTCGCCGCCGCGCTGCCGGGCGCGGCCCTCGCGACGGCGCTCGTGGCGAACAACGAGACCGGCACCGTGAACGACGCGGCGGCGCTGGCCGAGGCCGCCGCCCACGCCGCCGTGCCCCTGCACCTGGACGCCGTCGCCGCACTCGGGCATGTCCCGCTGTCGTTCCGCGCTCTGCGGGGACCCGCCGCGGACGGTGCGGGATTGGTCGCCCTGAGCATCGCGGGCCACAAGGTCGGCGCCCCCGTGGGCGTCGGGGCTCTGGTGGTCGCACGGTCGGCGCGCCTCGCGCCGCTCCTCCGGGGCGGCGGTCAGCAGCGCGGACTCCGTGCCGGCACCCAGGACGTGCCGGGAGCGGCGGCACTGGCCGTCGCGCTGGAGCTCGCCGAACGGGAGCGCGCAGCGGAGGACGACCGCGTGGGGGCGCTCCGCGACCGTCTCGTCGACGGGGTCCGCGCGCGTGTGCCCGCGGTCGAGCTCCTCGGTGACCCCGTGCACCGCCTCCCCGGCACCGCCCACCTCCTCTTCCCCGGCGCGGTGGGGGAGAGCCTGCTGTTCCTCCTGGACATGGCCGGGGTCTCCGCGTCCACCGGCTCCGCGTGCCAGGCCGGAGTCGCCGAGCCCTCCCACGTCGTGATGGCGATGGGCCGCAGCGAAGCGGAAGCCCGCAGCGTCCTGCGGTTCTCCCTCGGACGCACCTCGACGGACGACGACGTCGATGCGGTGCTCGCGGCGATCGCCGAGGCGTATGAGCGGGCGTCCGGGTCCCGTGCAGGCGCGCACTCGTAG
- the mnmA gene encoding tRNA 2-thiouridine(34) synthase MnmA, with protein MRILAAMSGGVDSAVAAARAVEAGHDVVGVHLALSRAGGTLRTGSRGCCTIEDALDARRAADLLGIPFYVWDFSERFRDDVIDDFVAEYRAGRTPNPCMRCNEKIKFAALLERARELGFDAVCTGHYATLVDGPDGLELHRASDNAKDQSYVLGVLTAAQLAHTYFPLGTTPSKALVRAEAERRGLSVAQKPDSHDICFIPDGDTRGWLAEKVGTATGEIVDRTGAVVGEHEGAHAFTVGQRRGLKLGAPAPDGKPRFVLEVRPVSNTVVVGPKEALAIAEIAGERFSWAGAAPTARTFACDVQIRAHAEPVPATASVTAEGVRVVPDSPLDGVAPGQTAVLYVGTRVLGQFTIDTTVSAVPVGA; from the coding sequence ATGCGGATCCTTGCGGCGATGAGCGGTGGCGTCGACTCCGCCGTGGCGGCCGCGCGGGCGGTCGAGGCGGGGCACGACGTCGTCGGCGTGCACCTCGCGCTGTCCCGCGCGGGAGGCACGCTGCGCACGGGGAGCCGCGGCTGCTGCACCATCGAGGACGCGCTCGATGCGCGCCGCGCCGCCGACCTGCTCGGCATCCCTTTCTACGTCTGGGACTTCTCGGAGCGGTTCCGTGACGACGTGATCGACGACTTCGTCGCCGAGTACCGCGCCGGTCGTACGCCGAACCCGTGCATGCGGTGCAATGAGAAGATCAAGTTCGCGGCACTGTTGGAGCGCGCTCGGGAGCTCGGCTTCGATGCCGTGTGCACCGGGCATTACGCCACTCTCGTCGACGGGCCGGACGGCCTCGAACTGCATCGCGCTTCCGACAACGCGAAGGACCAGTCCTATGTGCTCGGCGTGCTGACGGCCGCGCAGCTCGCGCACACCTACTTCCCGCTCGGCACGACCCCCTCGAAGGCGCTCGTGCGCGCGGAGGCGGAGCGGCGCGGCCTCAGCGTGGCGCAGAAGCCGGACAGCCATGACATCTGCTTCATCCCGGACGGTGACACGCGGGGCTGGTTGGCTGAGAAGGTCGGCACCGCCACCGGGGAGATCGTCGACCGCACGGGAGCCGTGGTCGGTGAGCACGAGGGTGCCCACGCGTTCACCGTCGGCCAGCGACGCGGCCTCAAGCTCGGCGCCCCCGCGCCCGACGGCAAGCCGCGGTTCGTCCTCGAGGTGCGACCGGTGTCGAACACCGTCGTCGTCGGTCCGAAGGAAGCGCTGGCGATCGCCGAGATCGCGGGGGAGCGGTTCAGCTGGGCGGGGGCAGCGCCGACGGCGCGTACGTTCGCCTGCGACGTGCAGATCCGTGCCCACGCCGAGCCGGTCCCGGCCACGGCCTCGGTGACCGCGGAGGGCGTCCGGGTGGTTCCGGACAGCCCGCTCGACGGAGTCGCCCCCGGCCAGACGGCGGTGCTCTACGTCGGCACGCGTGTGCTCGGTCAGTTCACGATCGACACCACGGTGTCGGCGGTGCCGGTCGGCGCCTGA
- the ligA gene encoding NAD-dependent DNA ligase LigA yields MPENISLEDARSEAEELTTRILEAKDAYYGRDTSLVDDATYDGWMRRLEEIERLHPELQGQDSPTQMVGAAEATGLATIEHAERMLSLDNVFSIDELRDWASKTRAAAGRDVDWLTELKIDGLAINLRYEDGVLTSAATRGDGRVGEIVTENALRLPEIPARLSGEGHPPLVEVRGEVFIPVAAFERLNAAQAAFRDRAYADALARWEARGGAKKPFDEEKARTAAARRFPAFANPRNAASGGLRQQIDKKDGLELEAGLLRIESLALYVHGIGAWPDPPVAAQSQVYDLLAGWGLPTSPHTRVCHTIDEVVAFVEHYGEHRHDVEHELDGIVVKVDELDLHDELGATSRAPRWAIAYKYPPEEVQTKLLDIVVSVGRTGRATPFAVMAPAHVAGSVVRQATLHNKDVVKAKGVLIGDTVVLRKAGDVIPEVLGPVVEKRDGSEREFVMPAECPECGTPLRPMKEGDIDLRCPNARSCPAQVRGRVEHIGSRGALDVEALGEVTAAALTQPTSPPEPPLVTEAGLFALTLEQLVPIEVVVRDAETGLPREDEDGLVKTRAPFRRNPTAAEKKSGLEGPQPSSQALTLLAELEKAKTKDLWRLLVALNIRHVGPVAARALAQWFGSLEAIRAASREELAAVEGVGGIIADSLRAWFEVDWHQDIVTQWAEAGVRWATPGHPGPGGAVAAGGVLDGLTVVATGSLDGYTREGAQEAIIQAGGKAASSVSKKTDFVAAGPGAGSKLAKAEELGIRILDAAQFHVLVTEGPEALD; encoded by the coding sequence GTGCCGGAGAACATCTCACTGGAAGACGCCCGCAGCGAGGCTGAGGAGCTGACCACCCGCATCCTCGAGGCGAAGGACGCCTACTACGGGCGTGACACGTCGCTCGTCGACGATGCGACCTACGACGGGTGGATGCGACGGCTGGAGGAGATCGAGCGCCTGCACCCCGAGCTGCAGGGTCAGGACTCACCGACCCAGATGGTCGGTGCCGCCGAGGCGACCGGGCTCGCGACGATCGAGCACGCGGAGCGCATGCTCAGCCTCGACAACGTCTTCTCGATCGACGAGCTGCGCGACTGGGCGAGCAAGACGCGGGCGGCCGCCGGCCGCGACGTCGACTGGCTCACCGAGCTGAAGATCGACGGACTCGCGATCAATCTCCGGTACGAGGACGGTGTCCTCACCTCGGCCGCGACGCGCGGCGACGGGCGGGTCGGCGAGATCGTGACCGAGAATGCGCTCCGCCTTCCGGAGATCCCGGCACGCCTCTCCGGCGAAGGGCACCCGCCCCTCGTCGAGGTGCGTGGCGAGGTCTTCATCCCGGTCGCCGCTTTCGAACGTCTGAACGCGGCGCAGGCGGCTTTCCGCGACCGCGCCTACGCCGATGCCCTGGCACGCTGGGAGGCCAGAGGCGGTGCCAAGAAGCCCTTCGACGAGGAGAAGGCGCGCACGGCCGCCGCGCGTCGATTCCCCGCGTTCGCCAACCCGCGCAACGCCGCCAGCGGCGGCCTTCGTCAGCAGATCGACAAGAAGGACGGGCTGGAGCTCGAGGCGGGGCTGCTGCGCATTGAGTCACTCGCCCTGTATGTGCACGGCATCGGCGCCTGGCCCGACCCGCCGGTCGCCGCACAGAGCCAGGTGTACGACCTGCTGGCCGGATGGGGCCTCCCGACCAGCCCGCACACCCGCGTCTGCCACACGATCGACGAGGTGGTCGCCTTCGTCGAGCACTACGGCGAACACCGCCATGATGTCGAGCACGAGCTCGACGGCATCGTCGTGAAGGTGGACGAGCTCGATCTCCACGACGAACTCGGTGCGACGAGCCGCGCACCCCGGTGGGCGATCGCCTACAAGTACCCACCGGAGGAGGTGCAGACGAAGCTGCTCGACATCGTCGTCTCCGTCGGCCGCACCGGCCGCGCCACGCCGTTCGCGGTGATGGCTCCCGCTCACGTCGCCGGTTCGGTGGTGCGCCAGGCCACCCTCCACAACAAGGACGTCGTCAAGGCGAAGGGCGTCCTCATCGGCGACACCGTCGTGCTCCGCAAGGCAGGCGACGTGATCCCCGAGGTGCTGGGCCCGGTGGTGGAGAAGCGCGACGGGTCGGAGCGGGAGTTCGTCATGCCTGCGGAGTGCCCGGAGTGCGGCACGCCCCTCCGTCCGATGAAGGAGGGCGACATCGATCTGCGCTGCCCCAACGCGCGGTCCTGCCCCGCGCAGGTACGCGGGCGGGTAGAGCACATCGGCTCCCGGGGAGCGCTGGACGTCGAGGCCCTCGGGGAGGTCACAGCGGCCGCCCTCACGCAGCCCACCAGCCCGCCAGAGCCGCCCCTCGTCACCGAAGCAGGGCTGTTCGCGCTGACCCTCGAGCAGCTCGTCCCGATCGAGGTCGTCGTCCGCGACGCGGAGACCGGGCTTCCGAGGGAAGACGAGGACGGCCTCGTGAAGACCCGTGCGCCGTTCCGCCGTAACCCGACCGCGGCCGAGAAGAAGTCGGGACTCGAGGGTCCGCAGCCGTCGTCGCAGGCACTCACGCTCCTCGCGGAGCTGGAGAAGGCGAAGACGAAAGACCTCTGGCGTCTGCTCGTCGCACTCAACATCCGCCACGTCGGCCCCGTCGCGGCCCGCGCGCTCGCACAGTGGTTCGGATCGCTCGAGGCGATCCGCGCGGCGTCCCGCGAGGAGCTCGCCGCGGTCGAGGGCGTCGGCGGCATCATCGCCGACTCGCTGCGCGCCTGGTTCGAGGTGGACTGGCACCAGGACATCGTGACGCAGTGGGCGGAGGCCGGCGTGCGCTGGGCGACCCCCGGCCATCCGGGACCGGGAGGAGCTGTGGCCGCCGGTGGCGTGCTCGATGGGCTCACGGTCGTCGCGACCGGATCCCTCGACGGCTACACCCGCGAGGGCGCCCAGGAGGCGATCATCCAGGCCGGAGGCAAAGCGGCATCGAGCGTCTCCAAGAAGACGGACTTCGTGGCGGCGGGGCCGGGGGCCGGATCCAAGCTCGCGAAGGCGGAAGAGCTGGGCATCCGCATCCTCGATGCCGCTCAGTTCCACGTGCTGGTGACGGAAGGCCCCGAGGCGCTCGACTGA
- a CDS encoding GNAT family N-acetyltransferase, which yields MMRIDRAGWDDLAALAALKWADVPAELTAGRSLAAFTVELEEWWRAHERTHVAFVARSDDDRVIGAAWVASVPRVPRPGAADRISADVQSVFVLPEYRGRGAGRGLVAAACAHAVSIGAERVTVHSSEAAVGLYRGLGFDDSPRLLQFLAPTTAAPETS from the coding sequence ATGATGCGCATCGACCGCGCCGGCTGGGACGATCTCGCCGCGCTCGCCGCCCTGAAGTGGGCGGACGTGCCGGCAGAGCTGACGGCCGGTCGATCGCTCGCGGCCTTCACCGTCGAGCTCGAGGAGTGGTGGCGGGCGCATGAGCGCACGCACGTCGCGTTCGTGGCACGCTCGGACGACGATCGCGTGATCGGGGCCGCCTGGGTGGCCTCCGTCCCGCGTGTTCCGCGACCCGGAGCGGCCGACCGGATCTCCGCCGACGTCCAGAGCGTGTTCGTGCTGCCGGAGTATCGAGGGCGGGGTGCGGGCCGGGGACTCGTCGCGGCGGCCTGCGCGCACGCCGTGTCGATCGGCGCCGAACGCGTCACCGTGCATTCGAGCGAGGCCGCCGTCGGCCTCTACCGCGGGCTCGGCTTCGACGACTCCCCGCGGCTGCTGCAGTTCCTCGCTCCGACCACGGCGGCACCGGAGACCTCCTGA
- a CDS encoding DEAD/DEAH box helicase, with protein sequence MTPEEVPPADAPDESPATPGFEDLGITGPVLKAIKDLGYETPSPIQAATIPTLLAGRDVVGMAQTGTGKTAAFALPVLERLDVAQKTPQALVLAPTRELALQVCEAFESYASRMKGVHVLPVYGGQGYGVQLSALRRGVHVVVGTPGRIMDHLAKGTLDLSELQYLVLDEADEMLKMGFAEDVEQILAQTPEEKQVALFSATMPAQIRRLAQQYLRDPEEITVKSKTATNTNITQRYLVVSYAQKVDALTRILEVENFDGMIVFVRTKNETETLAEKLRARGYSAAAINGDVPQVQRERSVNQLKDGKLDILVATDVAARGLDVERISHVVNFDIPTDTESYVHRIGRTGRAGRTGDAISFITPRERYLLKHIEKATRQQPAQMQLPSTEDVNTTRLARFDDAITTALSETSRIDAFRDIIAHYVRHHDVPEGDVAAALAVVAQGATPLLLDPADDALSQAIAADNRPARERQTREPREPRERRGRGDYTPYRIEVGRRHRVEPRQIVGALANEGGLGRDDFGAINIRPDFSIVELPANLDPAVLDKLRDTRISGRLIEIAPDRGPGARRGGSSRDGDGRGRSPRYDQRERTDRRDRDERPAHRERDDKPFRKPRHKA encoded by the coding sequence GTGACCCCTGAAGAAGTGCCCCCCGCCGACGCCCCCGACGAGTCCCCTGCCACCCCCGGATTCGAGGACCTCGGCATCACCGGTCCGGTCCTCAAGGCCATCAAGGACCTCGGCTACGAGACCCCGTCTCCCATCCAGGCCGCGACCATTCCGACCCTTCTCGCCGGCCGTGACGTAGTCGGCATGGCGCAGACCGGAACCGGCAAGACCGCCGCCTTCGCGCTTCCCGTCCTCGAACGGCTCGACGTCGCCCAGAAGACGCCGCAGGCACTCGTCCTCGCGCCGACCCGCGAACTCGCCCTGCAGGTCTGCGAAGCGTTCGAGTCCTACGCCTCCCGTATGAAGGGGGTGCACGTCCTCCCCGTCTACGGCGGCCAGGGCTACGGGGTGCAGCTGTCCGCCCTGCGCCGCGGCGTCCACGTCGTCGTCGGAACGCCCGGCCGCATCATGGACCACCTGGCCAAGGGGACGCTCGACCTCTCCGAACTGCAGTACCTCGTCCTCGACGAGGCGGACGAGATGCTGAAGATGGGCTTCGCGGAGGACGTCGAGCAGATCCTCGCTCAGACCCCCGAGGAGAAGCAGGTCGCTCTCTTCTCGGCGACGATGCCCGCGCAGATCCGCCGTCTCGCCCAGCAGTACCTGCGCGACCCGGAAGAGATCACCGTCAAGTCCAAGACGGCGACCAACACGAACATCACCCAGCGCTACCTCGTCGTGTCCTACGCGCAGAAGGTCGACGCCCTGACCCGCATCCTCGAGGTCGAGAACTTCGACGGGATGATCGTCTTCGTCCGTACGAAGAACGAGACCGAGACCCTGGCCGAGAAACTCCGTGCCCGCGGATACTCCGCCGCGGCGATCAACGGCGACGTGCCGCAGGTGCAGCGCGAGCGCAGCGTCAACCAGCTCAAGGACGGCAAGCTCGATATCCTCGTCGCCACGGACGTCGCCGCCCGCGGACTCGACGTCGAGCGCATCAGCCACGTCGTCAACTTCGACATCCCCACCGACACCGAGTCCTACGTCCACCGCATCGGACGGACCGGGCGGGCCGGTCGGACGGGCGACGCGATCAGCTTCATCACCCCGCGCGAGCGCTACCTGCTCAAGCACATCGAGAAGGCGACGCGTCAGCAGCCCGCGCAGATGCAGCTGCCGAGCACCGAGGACGTGAATACGACCCGGCTCGCCCGCTTCGATGACGCGATCACGACCGCGCTCTCTGAGACGTCGCGCATCGACGCGTTCCGCGACATCATCGCCCACTACGTCCGGCATCACGACGTGCCGGAGGGCGACGTCGCCGCAGCCCTCGCGGTCGTCGCGCAGGGCGCCACACCGCTGCTGCTCGACCCGGCCGACGACGCCCTCTCCCAGGCGATCGCCGCCGACAACCGGCCGGCGCGCGAGCGTCAGACGCGAGAGCCTCGCGAACCCCGCGAACGCCGTGGCCGCGGCGACTACACGCCGTACCGGATCGAGGTCGGCCGTCGTCACCGCGTCGAGCCGCGGCAGATCGTCGGCGCCCTCGCGAACGAGGGAGGACTCGGTCGCGACGACTTCGGCGCGATCAACATCCGCCCCGACTTCTCGATCGTCGAGCTCCCGGCGAACCTCGACCCGGCCGTCCTCGACAAGCTCCGCGACACGCGCATCTCCGGCCGGCTGATCGAGATCGCCCCCGACCGCGGTCCCGGTGCACGGCGCGGTGGGTCGTCGCGCGACGGCGACGGTCGCGGACGCTCCCCGCGATACGACCAGCGGGAGCGGACCGACCGACGCGACCGCGACGAGCGCCCGGCACACCGTGAGCGCGACGACAAGCCGTTCCGGAAGCCCCGCCACAAGGCCTGA
- a CDS encoding long-chain-fatty-acid--CoA ligase, which translates to MSTFQPPRPWIASYADGVPEDLAPVSGSLVDIVAASARDYPDAPALQFFGRETTYAQLQEAIDRAAAGLRDLGVRAGDPVAIVLPNCPQHIIAFYAVLRLGAVVVEHNPLYTPRELRKQFEDHGAKHAIVWNKVVATVQEFPSDLAVSTLVSVDVTRAMPALTRFALRLPVAKARESRAALTERVRGTVLWESVVASTPIPASHPQPDTDDLAIIQYTSGTTGTPKGAALTHRNLLANAAQSQAWVPSIQRGKGCVVYAVLPMFHAYGLTLCLTFAMSMGARLVLFPKFDPDLVLDVVKKHPATFLPLVPPIADRLLTAANAKGVSLDGIEVAISGAMALPHELVVPFEAATHGYLVEGYGLSECSPVLMANPVADNRVPGTVGLPLPGTECRVVDPENPTEDVPAGSAGELIVRGPQVFSGYYGKPEETEAVFVDGWYRTGDIVTIDDAGFVRIVDRIKELIITGGFNVAPTEVENALRQHPSVTDAAVVGLPSDHSGEEVVAAIVVDPGADVDVEAIREYARSILTPYKVPRRVFVVDELPKSLIGKVLRRQVKEKLLALTSGV; encoded by the coding sequence GTGAGCACGTTCCAGCCCCCTCGCCCGTGGATCGCCAGCTACGCCGACGGCGTCCCGGAGGACCTCGCCCCCGTCAGCGGCTCCCTCGTGGACATCGTCGCCGCGTCGGCGCGGGACTATCCCGATGCCCCCGCCCTGCAGTTCTTCGGCAGGGAGACGACCTACGCGCAGCTGCAGGAGGCGATCGATCGCGCCGCGGCGGGGCTCCGTGATCTCGGCGTCCGCGCGGGCGACCCGGTCGCGATCGTGCTGCCGAACTGCCCGCAGCACATCATCGCCTTCTACGCCGTGCTCCGGCTCGGCGCCGTCGTCGTCGAGCACAACCCGCTCTACACCCCGCGCGAGCTGCGCAAGCAGTTCGAAGATCACGGCGCCAAGCACGCGATCGTCTGGAACAAGGTCGTCGCGACGGTGCAGGAGTTCCCGAGCGACCTGGCCGTCTCGACCCTCGTGTCCGTGGATGTCACGCGCGCCATGCCGGCCCTCACCCGCTTCGCCCTCCGCCTGCCCGTCGCGAAGGCCAGGGAGTCGCGGGCCGCGCTGACCGAACGCGTCCGCGGCACCGTGCTGTGGGAGTCGGTGGTGGCCAGCACCCCGATCCCCGCCTCGCATCCGCAGCCCGACACGGATGACCTGGCGATCATCCAGTACACGTCCGGGACCACGGGCACGCCGAAGGGCGCCGCCCTCACCCATCGCAACCTGCTCGCCAACGCGGCACAGTCCCAGGCCTGGGTCCCGTCGATCCAGCGCGGCAAGGGCTGCGTGGTCTACGCGGTGCTGCCGATGTTCCATGCGTACGGGCTGACGCTCTGCCTCACCTTCGCGATGTCAATGGGAGCGCGCCTCGTGCTGTTCCCGAAGTTCGATCCGGACCTCGTGCTCGACGTCGTCAAGAAGCACCCGGCCACCTTCCTCCCGCTGGTCCCGCCGATCGCGGATCGGCTGCTCACCGCCGCGAACGCCAAGGGCGTGTCGCTCGACGGCATCGAGGTGGCGATCTCGGGCGCGATGGCCCTGCCGCATGAACTCGTCGTGCCCTTCGAGGCCGCCACGCACGGCTACCTCGTCGAGGGCTACGGTCTCAGCGAATGCTCGCCCGTCCTCATGGCGAACCCGGTCGCCGACAACCGCGTCCCCGGCACGGTGGGCCTCCCCCTCCCCGGGACCGAGTGCCGCGTCGTCGATCCGGAGAATCCCACCGAAGATGTCCCAGCCGGTTCCGCCGGCGAGCTCATCGTGCGGGGCCCTCAGGTCTTCTCCGGGTACTACGGCAAGCCCGAGGAGACCGAGGCCGTCTTCGTCGACGGGTGGTACCGCACGGGCGACATCGTCACGATCGACGACGCCGGCTTCGTGCGCATCGTCGACCGCATCAAGGAACTCATCATCACCGGGGGTTTCAACGTCGCCCCCACGGAGGTGGAGAACGCGCTGCGTCAGCACCCGTCGGTCACCGACGCCGCGGTCGTCGGGCTGCCCAGCGACCACTCGGGCGAGGAAGTCGTCGCGGCGATCGTCGTCGACCCCGGGGCCGATGTCGACGTCGAAGCGATCCGCGAGTACGCCCGCAGCATCCTCACCCCGTACAAGGTGCCGCGCCGGGTCTTCGTCGTGGACGAGCTGCCGAAGTCGCTGATCGGGAAGGTGCTCCGCCGGCAGGTGAAGGAGAAGCTGCTCGCCCTCACGTCCGGCGTCTGA